The Acidimicrobiales bacterium nucleotide sequence TGCTCGACCTCGGAGGGCTCGATCCCCGCCCGCTTGACCACCTCCACCTGCGCGCTGGCCAGCAGCTCGGCGGCGTGGAAGCCTGACAGCAGCCCGTTGCGCTTGCCGATCGGGGTGCGCACCGCCTCGACGATCACCGGTCGTGCCATCTGCCTACCTCCGCGTCATCCGGGCCGTGCGCGTCCGTGCGCCTCATCCGGGGGCCAAGTATAGAACGTGTTCTACGTACGCCGCCCGGCGGCGCCCGGCGGCGCCCGGCGGCGCCCCCGTCCCCGAGGGTTCGGTGGAAGGATGAGGACGTGCAGGTCACCATCATCGGCGGGGGCAGCTACCAGTGGGCACCCACGCTGATCACCGACCTCCTCGGCACCCCGTCACTGGCGGGGATGCACCTGGTCCTGGAGGACATCGACCCGGCACCGCTCGAGAAGATGGCGGCGATCGCCGGCATCGCCGACGACAAGCTGGGCGCCAAGTCCACGGTGTCCACCACGACCGACCAGCGCCGCGCGCTGGAGGGCGCCGACTTCGTCGTGGTGACGATCTCCACCGGCGGGTTCGACAGCATGGCCGTCGACCTCGACGTGCCCGCCCGCCACGGCATCCGCCAGTCGGTGGGCGACAGCGTCGGACCAGGCGGGATCAACCGGGCCCTGCGGAACATCCCCGTCCTGGCCGGTATCGGCCGCGACATGGAGGAGATCTGCCCCGACGCCTGGCTCCTCAACATCACCAATCCGATGACCACGCTCACCCGCACGGTGTGCCGGGAGACCTCGGTGAAGACGGTCGGGCTGTGCCACGAGGTGGGCAACTTCGCCATGGTCCTGGCGATCGCCTTCGGCAAGCCTCATACCGCCATCCGCCCGGTCGTGGCCGGCGTCAACCACTTCCCGGTCATCTGCGACCTCGAGATCGACGGGGCGGAGGGCTTCGCGCAGATCGCCGAACTGGTGGACGAGCTCGGCGGCCTCGACGCCATCGCCCCCGACCCGGCGCGCCCCGAGCCCGAGCCCTTTACCAAGCTCGACTTCGCCGTGCACCACGTGCTCAAGCTCGCCATGCTCGACCGCTACGGCGCGCTGCCCGGCGCCAACGACCGCCACCTGGCGGAGTTCGTGCCGTCGGTGCTCACCGAGGCGTCGGGGTGGGGGGCGGCGTGGGGCATCGAGCTGACGTCGATCGCCCAGCGCCAGAAGCACCAGGACGAGTACGTGGCCGGGGTCGACGACGTGCTGGCCGGCAAGGAAGAGCTCCCGACCTGGGACTCGGGCGAGCTGGTGGCGCCGGTGATCGACTCGCTCGTGACCGGCACCCGGCGCGAGCTGCCGCTCAACCTCCCCAACACGGGTCAGTGCCCGGACCTCCCGCTCGACGCCGTCGTGGAGTCCATGTGCGTGGTGGACGGTGACGGCATGCGCGGGCGCGACGTGGCCCGGCCGCCCGCGGCACTGGCCGAGCTGCTGCGGCGCCACGCCGCTGTCCAGGAGATGACGGTGGAGGCCGGGCTGAGCGGCGACCGCGGCCTGGCCCACGCCGCCTTCGCCCTCGACCCGCTGGCGGGCCGGGGCGACCTGCACGACACCGAGACCATGGTCGACGAGCTGCTGGCGGGGACCGCACAGTGGCTCCCGCAATTCGCGTGAGCCCGATTCGCGTGAAGGTCGGCTTCGTCGGGTTGGGTGCCATGGGCCTACCCATGGCACGGAATCTCGTGGAGGCCGGGCACCATGTGACGGTGGCCTCGCGCAGCCGACCGCCGGTCGACGAGGCCGTGGCCTTCGGCGCAGCCGACGGTGGCACCCTCACCGACGTGGCCGCGGCCAGCGAGGTCCTCGTCCTGTGTGTCCCCAGCTCCCCCGACGTCGTGCAGGTGGTCGACGCCGTGCTCCCCGCCCTGGGCCCGGGCACCATCGTGGTCGACTGCTCCACCATCGACCCCGACGTCGAGCGGGCGCAACACGAGCGCGTCAACGCCACCGGCGCGCGCTACCTCGACGCCCCGGTGTCGGGCGGCACCGTGGGCGCCAAGAACGGGACCCTGACGCTGATGGTGGGCGGCGACGAGACGACCCTGGCGGATGCCACGCCCGCTCTCCAACCCATGGCCGGCCTCATCGTGCACGTGGGCGGCCCGGGGATGGGCCAGGTCGTGAAGCTCTGCAACAACCTGATCTACGCGGCGCAGATGGTGGCCACGGCCGAGGCCACCGCGCTGGCGGTTCGCTCGGGGGTGGACATGGCGAAGCTCCTCGAGGTGCTGCTCCACTCGACCGGCGACTGCACCGCCGTGCGCACGCGGCTGCCGGTCCCCGGCGTGGTCGCCGACAGCCCCGCCTCCAACGGGTGGAAGCCGGGGTTCATGACCGACCTCATGGCGAAGGACCTCGACCTCGCCCTGTCGTACGGGGCCCG carries:
- a CDS encoding NAD(P)-dependent oxidoreductase, with translation MKVGFVGLGAMGLPMARNLVEAGHHVTVASRSRPPVDEAVAFGAADGGTLTDVAAASEVLVLCVPSSPDVVQVVDAVLPALGPGTIVVDCSTIDPDVERAQHERVNATGARYLDAPVSGGTVGAKNGTLTLMVGGDETTLADATPALQPMAGLIVHVGGPGMGQVVKLCNNLIYAAQMVATAEATALAVRSGVDMAKLLEVLLHSTGDCTAVRTRLPVPGVVADSPASNGWKPGFMTDLMAKDLDLALSYGARAGVPMTTTATARQALTAAATAGFGREDFSALAKVVLRLAGVE